Proteins co-encoded in one Bacillus paramycoides genomic window:
- a CDS encoding proline racemase family protein → MILAIKIVSTYRGEIEMKVSKVYTTIDAHVAGEPLRIITGSVPEIKGETQLERRAYCMEHLDHLREVLMYEPRGHHGMYGCIVTPPASAHADFGVLFMHNEGWSTMCGHGIIAVITVGIETGMFEVTGEKQKFIIDSPAGEVVAYAKYNGSEVESVSFENVPSFVYKKDVPIKIDNYEFQVDIAFGGAFYAVVDSKEFGLKVDFKDLFAIQMWGGKIKHYIESQMEVKHPLEEGLKGIYGVIFSDEPKGEDATLRNVTIFADGQVDRSPCGTGTSARIATLFEKGALQKGEIFVHECITDGKFEGEVLSVTAVHTYEAVVPKVTGNAFITGFHQFVVDPRDDLNRGFLLG, encoded by the coding sequence ATGATACTTGCAATAAAAATAGTATCAACATATAGGGGAGAGATAGAAATGAAGGTTAGTAAAGTGTATACAACAATTGATGCACACGTAGCTGGGGAACCGCTTCGAATTATTACAGGTAGCGTGCCAGAAATAAAAGGAGAAACGCAGCTGGAAAGACGGGCATACTGCATGGAACATTTGGATCATCTTCGTGAGGTTCTTATGTATGAACCGAGAGGGCATCACGGTATGTATGGTTGTATCGTTACGCCGCCCGCAAGTGCCCACGCTGATTTTGGTGTGTTATTTATGCACAATGAAGGTTGGAGTACGATGTGTGGTCACGGCATTATTGCTGTTATTACAGTCGGAATTGAGACTGGTATGTTTGAAGTGACAGGTGAGAAACAGAAGTTCATTATTGATAGCCCCGCTGGGGAAGTGGTTGCATACGCAAAATATAACGGGAGCGAAGTAGAGTCCGTATCATTTGAAAACGTTCCTTCATTTGTATACAAAAAAGACGTTCCTATTAAAATAGATAACTATGAGTTTCAAGTAGATATTGCGTTTGGTGGAGCTTTTTATGCTGTTGTGGATAGTAAAGAATTTGGTTTGAAAGTCGATTTCAAAGACTTATTTGCTATTCAAATGTGGGGCGGTAAAATTAAGCACTATATTGAGAGCCAAATGGAAGTAAAGCACCCGCTTGAAGAAGGTTTAAAAGGAATATACGGTGTTATTTTCTCAGATGAACCGAAAGGGGAAGACGCAACGTTACGAAATGTAACGATTTTTGCTGACGGGCAAGTAGATCGTTCTCCTTGTGGCACAGGAACTTCCGCAAGAATCGCAACCCTTTTTGAAAAAGGTGCTTTACAAAAGGGAGAAATTTTCGTCCACGAATGTATTACTGACGGGAAATTCGAGGGAGAAGTATTGTCGGTAACAGCGGTACATACATATGAAGCTGTCGTTCCGAAAGTAACAGGGAATGCATTTATTACAGGATTTCATCAGTTCGTTGTAGATCCGAGAGATGATTTGAATCGGGGATTTTTGTTAGGATAG
- a CDS encoding ornithine cyclodeaminase family protein codes for MLVISANEQRNLVNMNEVIEYAALALQEFSAERTITPIRGSLPFASEQNTALIMPSVAEGLEALGLKVVTVVPQNKKVGKKTINGIVMLSDFQTGEPLALLEGSYLTMIRTGALSGVATKHLASHNAKTLCMIGTGEQAKGIAEAIFAVRDIEKVILYNRTEEKAYAFARYIQEKFGKPAYVHTNANEAIIEADIIVTTTNASTPVFSEKLQKGVHINAVGSFKPNMQELPSHAIVNANKVVVESKEAALEETGDLQVPIQEGLFKASDIHAELGQIISGERAGRENDKEITVFKSVGLAVVDIIVAKYLYEKAMERGVGNKIDF; via the coding sequence ATGCTAGTTATAAGCGCGAACGAACAACGAAATTTAGTAAATATGAACGAAGTCATTGAATACGCAGCGCTTGCTTTACAAGAATTTTCTGCAGAAAGAACGATTACACCAATACGTGGCTCATTACCATTTGCAAGCGAACAAAATACCGCATTAATTATGCCTTCAGTAGCAGAGGGACTTGAAGCACTTGGCTTAAAAGTAGTAACAGTCGTCCCGCAGAATAAAAAGGTAGGAAAGAAAACGATAAACGGGATTGTGATGCTATCAGACTTTCAAACGGGAGAACCGCTCGCACTTTTAGAAGGATCGTACTTAACGATGATTCGAACAGGCGCCCTATCAGGAGTAGCGACCAAACATTTAGCCTCTCATAACGCAAAAACGTTATGTATGATCGGAACAGGCGAACAAGCGAAGGGAATTGCCGAAGCTATATTCGCGGTTAGAGATATCGAGAAAGTCATTTTATACAATCGAACAGAAGAAAAAGCGTATGCATTTGCGCGATATATACAAGAGAAATTTGGTAAGCCTGCTTACGTTCACACCAATGCAAATGAAGCAATAATTGAAGCAGACATCATCGTCACAACTACGAACGCATCCACACCAGTCTTCTCAGAAAAACTACAAAAAGGCGTCCACATAAACGCCGTCGGTTCATTCAAACCGAACATGCAAGAACTACCATCCCACGCCATCGTTAATGCAAATAAAGTAGTAGTCGAATCGAAAGAAGCAGCATTAGAAGAGACAGGGGACCTTCAAGTTCCGATACAGGAAGGTTTATTCAAAGCTAGCGACATCCATGCCGAACTTGGTCAAATTATAAGCGGGGAAAGGGCTGGTAGGGAGAACGATAAAGAGATTACTGTTTTTAAATCGGTTGGTTTGGCGGTAGTGGATATAATTGTTGCGAAGTATTTGTATGAGAAGGCGATGGAGCGCGGCGTGGGGAATAAGATTGATTTTTGA